The Vibrio tubiashii genome includes a window with the following:
- a CDS encoding ABC transporter substrate-binding protein, whose product MKLKTAALLTLSATAFHAQAEECGKVTIADMNWNSATVIANVDKFILEHGYGCDAELIPGDTMPTGTSMIEKGQPDVAPELWSNSLKDALDKGVAEKRLRYAGKSLVDGGEEGFWVPAYLVKQYPEIATIEGVKKHAKLFEHPEDPDHSAFYSCPAGWNCQISAGNLFKALGLEGSGFTIVDPGSSAGLSGAIAKAYEREEAWFGYYWAPTAVLGKYEMVKVDFGSGVNEKEFVGCTTQAECEAPKPTMYPPSPVHTITTEEFASRAPQAYDYFTKRGFSNADMNQLLAWMEDNQADGEEAMFHFLEEYPQIWQAWVPQDVANKVKQAL is encoded by the coding sequence ATGAAACTAAAAACGGCTGCATTACTAACCCTAAGCGCAACCGCTTTCCATGCCCAAGCTGAAGAGTGTGGCAAGGTAACAATCGCTGATATGAACTGGAATTCCGCCACAGTGATTGCCAACGTAGATAAGTTTATTCTTGAGCACGGCTACGGCTGTGATGCTGAATTAATCCCGGGCGATACTATGCCAACGGGTACATCAATGATTGAAAAAGGTCAGCCAGACGTAGCACCTGAACTTTGGAGTAATAGCCTGAAAGATGCTTTGGACAAGGGCGTTGCAGAAAAGCGTCTTCGTTACGCAGGTAAATCACTCGTCGATGGTGGCGAAGAAGGATTTTGGGTTCCTGCCTATCTCGTTAAGCAATATCCTGAAATAGCAACCATTGAAGGTGTTAAGAAGCACGCGAAGTTATTTGAGCACCCTGAAGATCCTGATCACTCAGCCTTCTATAGCTGTCCAGCAGGTTGGAACTGCCAAATCAGTGCAGGTAACCTGTTTAAAGCTCTAGGTTTAGAAGGCTCTGGCTTTACCATTGTTGACCCAGGCTCAAGTGCTGGTCTATCCGGTGCAATAGCAAAAGCGTATGAGCGTGAAGAAGCTTGGTTCGGTTACTACTGGGCTCCGACTGCTGTTCTCGGTAAATATGAAATGGTCAAAGTGGACTTCGGCAGTGGCGTAAACGAAAAAGAGTTCGTCGGCTGTACGACACAGGCTGAATGTGAAGCGCCTAAACCAACCATGTACCCACCTTCACCTGTACACACAATTACCACTGAAGAGTTTGCTAGCCGCGCACCACAAGCTTATGACTATTTCACTAAGCGTGGCTTTAGCAACGCAGATATGAACCAACTTCTTGCTTGGATGGAAGATAACCAAGCAGATGGCGAAGAGGCGATGTTCCATTTCCTAGAAGAGTACCCACAAATTTGGCAAGCATGGGTACCTCAAGATGTGGCAAACAAAGTGAAACAAGCACTTTAA
- a CDS encoding ABC transporter permease gives MSNDSWFNSFPEMERSDLRAIRKTLDGAYRDFSREYGDLIESFFDPLLSFLIWFEKLLISTPWMIVLAVCTGLVYAASRSWKLAVGCFVSLILIGYFGMWEDTMRTLSIITVCTMLSIVLGIPIGIAMARSNRVQSVVTPMLDVMQTMPAFVYLIPVVMLLGIGKIPGLIAVVIYAIPPVIRLTNLGIRLVDKEVLEAATAFGASAKQRLFGVQLPLAMPTIMAGINQTIMMALSMVVIASMIGVKGLGQPVLKSITNQYFTLGLLNGFAIVALAILFDRASQAYAKRTQAHLGDLKHD, from the coding sequence ATGTCTAATGACAGCTGGTTCAACAGCTTTCCCGAAATGGAACGCTCTGATCTAAGAGCAATCCGCAAAACCCTCGATGGTGCATATCGAGATTTCTCACGAGAATATGGCGACCTTATTGAATCCTTCTTCGACCCTCTACTCTCCTTTCTAATCTGGTTTGAAAAGTTATTAATTTCAACGCCTTGGATGATTGTCTTAGCAGTATGTACCGGCCTTGTCTACGCTGCTAGTCGTTCATGGAAATTGGCTGTAGGTTGTTTTGTTTCTTTGATTCTTATTGGCTACTTTGGCATGTGGGAAGACACAATGCGCACCTTGAGCATTATCACCGTCTGTACCATGCTCTCGATAGTGTTGGGTATTCCGATTGGTATTGCCATGGCGCGATCGAATCGTGTTCAGTCGGTCGTTACGCCAATGCTCGATGTGATGCAAACCATGCCAGCCTTCGTTTACTTGATTCCGGTCGTGATGCTGCTCGGTATTGGTAAAATCCCAGGCCTTATCGCGGTTGTCATTTACGCCATACCGCCTGTCATTCGCTTAACTAATCTAGGCATACGCTTGGTCGATAAAGAAGTGCTCGAAGCTGCCACCGCTTTTGGCGCTAGCGCTAAGCAACGACTGTTTGGTGTGCAACTTCCGCTCGCCATGCCCACCATTATGGCGGGAATCAACCAAACCATTATGATGGCGCTTTCTATGGTAGTTATCGCATCAATGATTGGTGTTAAAGGACTGGGTCAGCCTGTACTTAAATCGATCACTAACCAGTACTTCACGCTTGGTTTACTCAACGGCTTCGCAATAGTCGCACTAGCGATACTGTTTGATAGAGCTTCTCAAGCTTACGCGAAACGCACACAGGCTCATTTAGGAGATCTAAAACATGACTAA